The sequence below is a genomic window from Nicotiana tomentosiformis chromosome 6, ASM39032v3, whole genome shotgun sequence.
TTGAGTTGGACCCGTCGAAGATCAAAGCCATCTAAGAATTACTACCGCTAAAGAACAAAACCGAGGTGATGAGCCTTCTCGAaaggttaaactacatcagcaggtttattgctcaactcgcgacaacttgtgagcccatctttaagttgctgaagaagaatGTTGCGGTTAAGTGGACTAATGAATGTCAGGAAGaatttgataagatcaagagttACCTGTCAAACCCACCTGTGTTGGTCCCGCCggaacctgggagacctttaattctctatttgacggttttggataattcttttggttgtgtgttgggtcaacacGATATCACGGGCAAGAAAGAGCAAGTCATTTATTATCTTagcaagaagttcactccttatgaggttaagtatacttttcttgaaaggacatgttgcgccttgacttgggtggcacaaaagttgaagcattatctgtcatcctacactacttacctcatttctcgcatggatcctctaaagtatatctttcagaagcctatgcccacTGGAAGACtggcaaagtggcagattttactcacagagtttgacatcatctatgtgactcgtACTGCGATGAAAGCCCAAGCTATGGTCGATCATTTGGCCGAGAATCCGGTGGATGAAGAATATGAGccactgaagacttattttcctgatgaagaagtaatGTATGTTGACGAGGCTGATCATGATGAAAAGCTAGGTTGGAAACttttctttgatggagctgctaaCATGAAAGGTGTCGAAATATGGGATGCACTCATTTCTAAAACAAGGCATCATTACCCCGTAACAGCTCAGCTTCGATTTTATTGCACCAACAACATGACTAAATACAAGGCATGCATTCTGGGTTTAAGGCTAGCTATAAACAAGGGAGTTCAGgaaatattggttttgggagattcagatttgttggttcaccatattcagggagaatgggagactcggatttgaagctcataccgtATTGCAAATGTCTTCATGATCTTTGTCAATGATTTAGGTCAgtagaattcaggcatattcccaGGATTTATAATGAGATCGTTGACGCCTTGGCTACTCTGGCGTCAATGTTACACCATCCGGATAAGACTTACATCGACCCTCTGCATATCCATGTCCGTGATCAGCACACTTATTGTAATGTGGTTGAAAAGGAAATTGATAGTGAACCTTGGTTCCACGATGTCAAGGAATACATCAAGTTAGGGGTATATCCGTTACATGCCACAAGTAATCAAAAGAGAACCATCCGACGTCTAGCTAGTGGATTTTTCTTAAGTGTGGAATCTTGTAAAAGAggactccagatctaggattactAAGGTGCATGGATGCTAAAGAAGCTTCAACTATCATGGTCGAAGTGCATTTCGgagtttgcgggccgcatatgagtgggtatgtcgcaaagaagattcttcgagcaggttattattggatCACCATGGAACGAGATTGCATCATCTTTGTTCGCAAATGTCATCAATTCCAGGTGCACGATGATTTAATTCATTCCCCACCATCTGAGTTGCACACAATGTCTGCACTTTGGCCCTTTGTtacttggggcatggatgtcattggaccaattgAGCCGGCAGCGTCAAGCGAGCATAGGTTTATTCTGTtggccattgattactttaccaagtgggtcgaagTTGTAACTTTCAAGTCTGTGACCAAGAAGGCGatggtagattttgttcattcaaatATCATTTGCCGGTTCAGAATTCCCAAGGTAATcatcacagataatgctgctaacctcaacagtcatttgatgaaagaggtatgccaacaATTCAAGATTATGCATCGAAACTCCACTCCGTATCATCCTAAGGTCAATGGAGTTGTTGAGGCTGCTAATAAGAACGtaaagaagatacttcgtaagatggtgcaaggttccaggcaatggcatgaaaagttaccttttgctttactgggttatcgtactactgttcgcacttcagtaggtgcaactccttatttgctggtataCCTGCGAAAGTTGAGATTTCATCCCTTCGGATCGTTGctgaagctgaaattgatgatgatgaatggGTCAAAACCCGACTAGATCagttgagtttgattgatgaaaaatgattggCAGTAGTATGTAATGGTCAATTGTATCAGAAAAGAATGGaaagagcatacaacaagaaagtgcgtcccCGGAAATTTGAAGTGGGCCAACTGGTATTAAAACAcatccttccacatcaggctgaagctaaaggcaagttcACCC
It includes:
- the LOC138894813 gene encoding uncharacterized protein, which produces MDPLKYIFQKPMPTGRLAKWQILLTEFDIIYVTRTAMKAQAMVDHLAENPVDEEYEPLKTYFPDEEVMYVDEADHDEKLGWKLFFDGAANMKGVEIWDALISKTRHHYPVTAQLRFYCTNNMTKYKACILGLRLAINKGVQEILVLGDSDLSVEFRHIPRIYNEIVDALATLASMLHHPDKTYIDPLHIHVRDQHTYCNVVEKEIDSEPWFHDVKEYIKLGVHDDLIHSPPSELHTMSALWPFVTWGMDVIGPIEPAASSEHRFILLAIDYFTKWVEVVTFKSVTKKAMVDFVHSNIICRFRIPKVIITDNAANLNSHLMKEVCQQFKIMHRNSTPYHPKVNGVVEAANKNVKKILRKMVQGSRQWHEKLPFALLGYRTTVRTSVGATPYLLKRMERAYNKKVRPRKFEVGQLVLKHILPHQAEAKGKFTPKWQGPFIVTKVLPNGAFI